In Oryza sativa Japonica Group chromosome 3, ASM3414082v1, one DNA window encodes the following:
- the LOC4333130 gene encoding PHD finger-containing protein 1 isoform X4, which yields MVAVARPAASAASNEMVCGICGSGHDQDRMAKCIRCNVYQHCYCFPVVTYDVPDEWCCCECQNKSNWDQTPSQGGQTIRNRVHQDSLKIPNKSNFHVRRTNSHVRPASPPNAKQSSSRSDNRAYSQFHRKFPNGQQSPCRSDTQGPFLKRGDGASQNQTEIAGINMKQKAQSGEMLRPCHRSRAIRGKIDFQVQNEQREKKVVSADKVTMNPQSRDDPREKSGSNVTGTDIGRGSEMSPDNDIGMLVVINSSVEYARQPPPEICWTGCFLVSNGSNCNPADFKAYCPSKVSSKVLNVIKSMPSIIELDILPRMDEWPKSFEINPPVYEDIGLFFFSTELDRNGKSQSHVMETSCNFVMRAYINNIKLLIYSSEVLPPDSQWIDGESYLWGVFVDPKRRHKSMPFGSISA from the exons ATggtcgccgtcgctcgtcctgctgcttccgccgcatcc AATGAAATGGTTTGTGGGATATGTGGCAGCGGTCATGACCAAGATAGAATGGCAAAATGTATTCGGTGCAATGTCTATCAACATTG TTATTGCTTCCCAGTGGTGACATATGATGTTCCTGATGAATGGTGTTGTTGTGAGTGCCAAAACAAGTCCAATTGGGACCAAACTCCTAGTCAag GTGGGCAAACTATCAGGAATAGAGTCCATCAAGATAGCCTGAAAATTCCAAACAA GTCAAATTTTCATGTGCGACGTACAAATAGTCATGTCCGTCCTGCATCTCCTCCAAATGCGAAACAGTCATCTAGTAGGAGTGACAATCGTGCTTATAGCCAGTTCCATCGGAAATTTCCAAATGGGCAGCAGTCCCCCTGTAGGAGTGACACTCAAGGGCCTTTTCTGAAACGAGGTGATGGTGCAAGTCAGAACCAGACAGAGATTGCTGGTATAAACATGAAACAGAAAGCACAATCAG GTGAGATGCTTCGTCCATGTCATAGAAGCAGAGCAATTAGAGGAAAAATTGACTTTCAGGTTCAAAATGAGCAGAGGGAAAAGAAGGTAGTTAGTGCAGATAAAGTAACAATGAACCCCCAGAGTCGGGATGATCCTAGAGAAAAGAGTGGATCCAATGTTACAG GTACTGATATTGGACGTGGATCTGAAATGAGTCCGGACAATGATATAGGCATGCTGGTGGTCATTAATTCAAGTGTGGAATATGCAAGACAACCTCCACCAGAAATTTGTTGGAC GGGATGCTTTCTTGTCTCCAATGGATCAAACTGTAATCCTGCTGATTTTAAAGCTTACTGCCCATCAAAAGTGTCGTCTAAAGTTCTCAATGTCATCAAGAGCATGCCTAGTATAATAGAGTTGGATATATTGCCTCGAATGGATGAATGGCCAAAATCTTTTGAGATAAATCCACCAGTTTATGAAGACATTGGCCTGTTCTTCTTCTCCACTGAACTTGACCG GAATGGAAAGAGTCAATCTCATGTCATGGAGACGAGCTGCAATTTTGTTATGAGGGCATATATCAACAATATAAAGTTGCTGATATATTCCTCAGAAGTGCTTCCACCTGATTCCCAGT GGATTGATGGAGAGAGCTACTTATGGGGTGTCTTTGTGGATCCCAAGAGGAGGCATAAGTCTATGCCATTTGGTTCCATTTCTGCATGA
- the LOC4333130 gene encoding PHD finger-containing protein 1 isoform X2 — protein MVAVARPAASAASNEMVCGICGSGHDQDRMAKCIRCNVYQHCYCFPVVTYDVPDEWCCCECQNKSNWDQTPSQGGQTIRNRVHQDSLKIPNKFENAKVKYISYEEVSLLNNNERPPNCRSNFHVRRTNSHVRPASPPNAKQSSSRSDNRAYSQFHRKFPNGQQSPCRSDTQGPFLKRGDGASQNQTEIAGINMKQKAQSGEMLRPCHRSRAIRGKIDFQVQNEQREKKVVSADKVTMNPQSRDDPREKSGSNVTGTDIGRGSEMSPDNDIGMLVVINSSVEYARQPPPEICWTGCFLVSNGSNCNPADFKAYCPSKVSSKVLNVIKSMPSIIELDILPRMDEWPKSFEINPPVYEDIGLFFFSTELDRNGKSQSHVMETSCNFVMRAYINNIKLLIYSSEVLPPDSQWIDGESYLWGVFVDPKRRHKSMPFGSISA, from the exons ATggtcgccgtcgctcgtcctgctgcttccgccgcatcc AATGAAATGGTTTGTGGGATATGTGGCAGCGGTCATGACCAAGATAGAATGGCAAAATGTATTCGGTGCAATGTCTATCAACATTG TTATTGCTTCCCAGTGGTGACATATGATGTTCCTGATGAATGGTGTTGTTGTGAGTGCCAAAACAAGTCCAATTGGGACCAAACTCCTAGTCAag GTGGGCAAACTATCAGGAATAGAGTCCATCAAGATAGCCTGAAAATTCCAAACAAGTTTGAAAATGCCAAAGTGAAATACATTTCTTATGAAGAGGTGTCATTATTGAATAATAATGAGAGACCACCAAATTGTAGGTCAAATTTTCATGTGCGACGTACAAATAGTCATGTCCGTCCTGCATCTCCTCCAAATGCGAAACAGTCATCTAGTAGGAGTGACAATCGTGCTTATAGCCAGTTCCATCGGAAATTTCCAAATGGGCAGCAGTCCCCCTGTAGGAGTGACACTCAAGGGCCTTTTCTGAAACGAGGTGATGGTGCAAGTCAGAACCAGACAGAGATTGCTGGTATAAACATGAAACAGAAAGCACAATCAG GTGAGATGCTTCGTCCATGTCATAGAAGCAGAGCAATTAGAGGAAAAATTGACTTTCAGGTTCAAAATGAGCAGAGGGAAAAGAAGGTAGTTAGTGCAGATAAAGTAACAATGAACCCCCAGAGTCGGGATGATCCTAGAGAAAAGAGTGGATCCAATGTTACAG GTACTGATATTGGACGTGGATCTGAAATGAGTCCGGACAATGATATAGGCATGCTGGTGGTCATTAATTCAAGTGTGGAATATGCAAGACAACCTCCACCAGAAATTTGTTGGAC GGGATGCTTTCTTGTCTCCAATGGATCAAACTGTAATCCTGCTGATTTTAAAGCTTACTGCCCATCAAAAGTGTCGTCTAAAGTTCTCAATGTCATCAAGAGCATGCCTAGTATAATAGAGTTGGATATATTGCCTCGAATGGATGAATGGCCAAAATCTTTTGAGATAAATCCACCAGTTTATGAAGACATTGGCCTGTTCTTCTTCTCCACTGAACTTGACCG GAATGGAAAGAGTCAATCTCATGTCATGGAGACGAGCTGCAATTTTGTTATGAGGGCATATATCAACAATATAAAGTTGCTGATATATTCCTCAGAAGTGCTTCCACCTGATTCCCAGT GGATTGATGGAGAGAGCTACTTATGGGGTGTCTTTGTGGATCCCAAGAGGAGGCATAAGTCTATGCCATTTGGTTCCATTTCTGCATGA
- the LOC4333130 gene encoding PHD finger-containing protein 1 isoform X3 encodes MVAVARPAASAASNEMVCGICGSGHDQDRMAKCIRCNVYQHCYCFPVVTYDVPDEWCCCECQNKSNWDQTPSQGGQTIRNRVHQDSLKIPNKSNFHVRRTNSHVRPASPPNAKQSSSRSDNRAYSQFHRKFPNGQQSPCRSDTQGPFLKRGDGASQNQTEIAGINMKQKAQSGEMLRPCHRSRAIRGKIDFQVQNEQREKKVVSADKVTMNPQSRDDPREKSGSNVTVGTDIGRGSEMSPDNDIGMLVVINSSVEYARQPPPEICWTGCFLVSNGSNCNPADFKAYCPSKVSSKVLNVIKSMPSIIELDILPRMDEWPKSFEINPPVYEDIGLFFFSTELDRNGKSQSHVMETSCNFVMRAYINNIKLLIYSSEVLPPDSQWIDGESYLWGVFVDPKRRHKSMPFGSISA; translated from the exons ATggtcgccgtcgctcgtcctgctgcttccgccgcatcc AATGAAATGGTTTGTGGGATATGTGGCAGCGGTCATGACCAAGATAGAATGGCAAAATGTATTCGGTGCAATGTCTATCAACATTG TTATTGCTTCCCAGTGGTGACATATGATGTTCCTGATGAATGGTGTTGTTGTGAGTGCCAAAACAAGTCCAATTGGGACCAAACTCCTAGTCAag GTGGGCAAACTATCAGGAATAGAGTCCATCAAGATAGCCTGAAAATTCCAAACAA GTCAAATTTTCATGTGCGACGTACAAATAGTCATGTCCGTCCTGCATCTCCTCCAAATGCGAAACAGTCATCTAGTAGGAGTGACAATCGTGCTTATAGCCAGTTCCATCGGAAATTTCCAAATGGGCAGCAGTCCCCCTGTAGGAGTGACACTCAAGGGCCTTTTCTGAAACGAGGTGATGGTGCAAGTCAGAACCAGACAGAGATTGCTGGTATAAACATGAAACAGAAAGCACAATCAG GTGAGATGCTTCGTCCATGTCATAGAAGCAGAGCAATTAGAGGAAAAATTGACTTTCAGGTTCAAAATGAGCAGAGGGAAAAGAAGGTAGTTAGTGCAGATAAAGTAACAATGAACCCCCAGAGTCGGGATGATCCTAGAGAAAAGAGTGGATCCAATGTTACAG TAGGTACTGATATTGGACGTGGATCTGAAATGAGTCCGGACAATGATATAGGCATGCTGGTGGTCATTAATTCAAGTGTGGAATATGCAAGACAACCTCCACCAGAAATTTGTTGGAC GGGATGCTTTCTTGTCTCCAATGGATCAAACTGTAATCCTGCTGATTTTAAAGCTTACTGCCCATCAAAAGTGTCGTCTAAAGTTCTCAATGTCATCAAGAGCATGCCTAGTATAATAGAGTTGGATATATTGCCTCGAATGGATGAATGGCCAAAATCTTTTGAGATAAATCCACCAGTTTATGAAGACATTGGCCTGTTCTTCTTCTCCACTGAACTTGACCG GAATGGAAAGAGTCAATCTCATGTCATGGAGACGAGCTGCAATTTTGTTATGAGGGCATATATCAACAATATAAAGTTGCTGATATATTCCTCAGAAGTGCTTCCACCTGATTCCCAGT GGATTGATGGAGAGAGCTACTTATGGGGTGTCTTTGTGGATCCCAAGAGGAGGCATAAGTCTATGCCATTTGGTTCCATTTCTGCATGA
- the LOC4333130 gene encoding PHD finger-containing protein 1 isoform X1, with amino-acid sequence MVAVARPAASAASNEMVCGICGSGHDQDRMAKCIRCNVYQHCYCFPVVTYDVPDEWCCCECQNKSNWDQTPSQGGQTIRNRVHQDSLKIPNKFENAKVKYISYEEVSLLNNNERPPNCRSNFHVRRTNSHVRPASPPNAKQSSSRSDNRAYSQFHRKFPNGQQSPCRSDTQGPFLKRGDGASQNQTEIAGINMKQKAQSGEMLRPCHRSRAIRGKIDFQVQNEQREKKVVSADKVTMNPQSRDDPREKSGSNVTVGTDIGRGSEMSPDNDIGMLVVINSSVEYARQPPPEICWTGCFLVSNGSNCNPADFKAYCPSKVSSKVLNVIKSMPSIIELDILPRMDEWPKSFEINPPVYEDIGLFFFSTELDRNGKSQSHVMETSCNFVMRAYINNIKLLIYSSEVLPPDSQWIDGESYLWGVFVDPKRRHKSMPFGSISA; translated from the exons ATggtcgccgtcgctcgtcctgctgcttccgccgcatcc AATGAAATGGTTTGTGGGATATGTGGCAGCGGTCATGACCAAGATAGAATGGCAAAATGTATTCGGTGCAATGTCTATCAACATTG TTATTGCTTCCCAGTGGTGACATATGATGTTCCTGATGAATGGTGTTGTTGTGAGTGCCAAAACAAGTCCAATTGGGACCAAACTCCTAGTCAag GTGGGCAAACTATCAGGAATAGAGTCCATCAAGATAGCCTGAAAATTCCAAACAAGTTTGAAAATGCCAAAGTGAAATACATTTCTTATGAAGAGGTGTCATTATTGAATAATAATGAGAGACCACCAAATTGTAGGTCAAATTTTCATGTGCGACGTACAAATAGTCATGTCCGTCCTGCATCTCCTCCAAATGCGAAACAGTCATCTAGTAGGAGTGACAATCGTGCTTATAGCCAGTTCCATCGGAAATTTCCAAATGGGCAGCAGTCCCCCTGTAGGAGTGACACTCAAGGGCCTTTTCTGAAACGAGGTGATGGTGCAAGTCAGAACCAGACAGAGATTGCTGGTATAAACATGAAACAGAAAGCACAATCAG GTGAGATGCTTCGTCCATGTCATAGAAGCAGAGCAATTAGAGGAAAAATTGACTTTCAGGTTCAAAATGAGCAGAGGGAAAAGAAGGTAGTTAGTGCAGATAAAGTAACAATGAACCCCCAGAGTCGGGATGATCCTAGAGAAAAGAGTGGATCCAATGTTACAG TAGGTACTGATATTGGACGTGGATCTGAAATGAGTCCGGACAATGATATAGGCATGCTGGTGGTCATTAATTCAAGTGTGGAATATGCAAGACAACCTCCACCAGAAATTTGTTGGAC GGGATGCTTTCTTGTCTCCAATGGATCAAACTGTAATCCTGCTGATTTTAAAGCTTACTGCCCATCAAAAGTGTCGTCTAAAGTTCTCAATGTCATCAAGAGCATGCCTAGTATAATAGAGTTGGATATATTGCCTCGAATGGATGAATGGCCAAAATCTTTTGAGATAAATCCACCAGTTTATGAAGACATTGGCCTGTTCTTCTTCTCCACTGAACTTGACCG GAATGGAAAGAGTCAATCTCATGTCATGGAGACGAGCTGCAATTTTGTTATGAGGGCATATATCAACAATATAAAGTTGCTGATATATTCCTCAGAAGTGCTTCCACCTGATTCCCAGT GGATTGATGGAGAGAGCTACTTATGGGGTGTCTTTGTGGATCCCAAGAGGAGGCATAAGTCTATGCCATTTGGTTCCATTTCTGCATGA